TGGAGAAGTTACAGTGTGGCACACGGCCCGACGGTATGGCACTTGTTTGTTGTCCTCAGTTTGCGAACGAAGCGAACTGTGGAGCACCAGTCATTGTCAGTCGGATCACGGGAGGCAACGATACCGACATCGGAGAATATCCTTGGATGGCTTTGTTACGATTTCGAACCCGCAATTATAAGATCACTGCAAACTGTGGAGGTTCGCTAATTGCCAAGCGGTTCGTTCTGACCGCTGCCCATTGTTACACAGCGGCCAAGAAGAAGGGATGGGTTCCGTAAGTGTTTTAGATCTCCATTATTGAAAGTTATTTGTTGCTATGTATAAAtgtaatttattcaaaaaaaattataattatttgcTGAAATTGCACATCAGTAACTTGAATAACTATTCCTTACTTATCGCCAGTCAGTCGGTGCGATTAGCCGAATGGAATTTCATGAACCATCGTGGAAACAAAGACTGCAAGCAACTGGAGGAATACGACATACCGATCTGTCGGAAGGACTACGATGTGGAACGGTTTGTGGTTCATCCCGACTACCACAGCAGCTACGGGATATACTTCAACGACATCGCATTGATCGAGCTAGCGTCCGACGTGGAGTACACTGTGTTCGTGGCCCCAATCTGTCTGCCAGTGGACGCATCCCATCTCGAACCGGATGGCACGGAAACGGAGTATACGGCCGCCGGTTGGGGTTCGACGGATAATGGTGAGTGTACTGTAGAATGTCCTCCGGAATTCTTCCATATAGCGATgtactttattatttgtttgataaaacaaaaaaacaaaatagattCCGGAATGTCGTACCAGCTGAAGCAGATAAATATCCGGAAGTTTGATTTGGAAAAGTGCAGAAAGCAGTTCCAGACACCCAATGGCGACGGTGTCGGTGTGGAGCAtatctgtgccggtggtgtACGCGGCCAGGACACATGCCACGGTGACTCGGGTGGTCCACTGATGCAGTCCGTGCGTGGTGCGTGGTA
The Anopheles moucheti chromosome 2, idAnoMoucSN_F20_07, whole genome shotgun sequence genome window above contains:
- the LOC128309543 gene encoding CLIP domain-containing serine protease B14-like, translating into MYSTWSIFCNVVCLTLVVQGRGQESEPCFTPNGTAGRCVRVRSCGYVMDLMRKDLFTYNDSEYLEKLQCGTRPDGMALVCCPQFANEANCGAPVIVSRITGGNDTDIGEYPWMALLRFRTRNYKITANCGGSLIAKRFVLTAAHCYTAAKKKGWVPQSVRLAEWNFMNHRGNKDCKQLEEYDIPICRKDYDVERFVVHPDYHSSYGIYFNDIALIELASDVEYTVFVAPICLPVDASHLEPDGTETEYTAAGWGSTDNGEYSGMSYQLKQINIRKFDLEKCRKQFQTPNGDGVGVEHICAGGVRGQDTCHGDSGGPLMQSVRGAWYLAGITSFGWPRCGKEGVPGVYTNVNHYLGWIAREMYRGRKV